One Polaribacter reichenbachii genomic window, AATTTCTACGACTTCTTCTTCATCAGTTAATGAGTAATTTTCATTTGCTAAATCATATCCCTGAAAAAAACTTCTCCAACTTGGTTCTACTGAATCTGGATTAACTAAATATTTATCATATAAGTCAGCTATAAAACCGGTATGTACTGCGTTTAAAAACGAAAATTTATCCATATTATAATTTATGCTTTTTTATTAAGCTATCATGACTCACAAAAATACAACAAATGTTAAAAAAGGAAGATTTTTTTTGAGAATAAAAAAAGTTAATATTTTTTTCATTTTTTTTACAAAAGTATTTGGCAGTATTCTAAAAAGATATATATTTGCACTCGCTAATCACAAATTAAGTGAAGCAAACTCCTCCTTAGCTCAGTTGGTTAGAGCATCTGACTGTTAATCAGAGGGTCCTTGGTTCGAGCCCAAGAGGGGGAGCTTAAAAAAAGCCTTATCATTTTTGATAAGGCTTTTTTGTTTTTAACACACAAAATTTTGGTAAAGTCTGGAATCAAGTCTAAAAGGGATCAAGTCTAAAAGTTGTGTTTAGGCAAAAATTGTATTTACTCTACAGAATAGGAATTCTATATCCTTTATCAATAAAAATTTCACTCAAATACTTTAATTCTTACATTAAACAATTCTGTTTTTGTTTTTGCATCTCTCTTATCAGGCATAGTTTAGAATATTTTAGGATTGCTTACATCATTTTAGCAATTGTTTTAAAAATTTTATTTGATAAAACAATCTATAATCTTCATTACCTCTAGCCCCTCTTGTACACTATTAGGATTGTTCTTTTTTGTTAAAAAATAAGCTACAGTAGCAGCTATCATAGGTTCTTGAATATGTTTAGGGTTTATAAAATTAAAAACCTCTTGATGATGTTCTGTGTTTAAAATTACTTTTTCTCCATAAAAGGAAAAATGTATTGAGCCTTTTGTTCCGTAAATTTTACATTGATCTTTGGCTTCTTTTTTAGTTGCGTTAAAATTCCAAACACCTCTAAATTGAACTCCATTTTTGAACTTAATAATTCCGTTAACCAAATCATGAACATTATCTTTATTTGTAGTAGATGAAAAACCTTCAGCCTTTTCTATGTTACCAAAATAGTAATACATCAAATCTAACTGATGAGGAGCAATATCATTGAAATATCCACCTCCAGAAATAACTGGCTTTAACCGCCAATGCTCTTCTGTTTTAGTTATAATATTGTTTTCTTTAGATTGCAAAATTTGAATATCTGCAAGAGTAACATCTCCAATAATTTTTGAATCTAATAACTCTTTCACTTTTAAAAAAGGTGCCAATTTTCTTCTATAGTGTGCTACAACAATAGTATCATTTTCTGAGACAATAGCATTTAGTTCTTTAGCCTCTATAGCATTTAAAGTCATTGGTTTTTCTAAATAAATAAATTTTTTAGCTGCTAAACATTTTTTTGCAATCTCTAAATGTGTAGAAGGTGGTGTGGCAATATAAACTGCATTTATTGCTGTATTAGCCAACAACTCATCTACAGAGTTATACCAAAAAGGAACCTGATGCCTTGCTGCGAAATCTTTTGCTTTTTCCGTATTTCTTCGCATTACAGCAATTAATTTAGAATGTTTAACTTTATTAAATGCAGGACCACTTTTTATTTCTGCAAC contains:
- a CDS encoding Gfo/Idh/MocA family protein, with the translated sequence MTTINWGIIGCGDVAEIKSGPAFNKVKHSKLIAVMRRNTEKAKDFAARHQVPFWYNSVDELLANTAINAVYIATPPSTHLEIAKKCLAAKKFIYLEKPMTLNAIEAKELNAIVSENDTIVVAHYRRKLAPFLKVKELLDSKIIGDVTLADIQILQSKENNIITKTEEHWRLKPVISGGGYFNDIAPHQLDLMYYYFGNIEKAEGFSSTTNKDNVHDLVNGIIKFKNGVQFRGVWNFNATKKEAKDQCKIYGTKGSIHFSFYGEKVILNTEHHQEVFNFINPKHIQEPMIAATVAYFLTKKNNPNSVQEGLEVMKIIDCFIK